A stretch of Acipenser ruthenus chromosome 1, fAciRut3.2 maternal haplotype, whole genome shotgun sequence DNA encodes these proteins:
- the LOC117421506 gene encoding SKI family transcriptional corepressor 2 isoform X2, which produces MEMEKTPLPRPDDIVMTPPTNTYLQEPITPPRANHSALKPNQVGQVILYGVPIVSLVIDGQERLCLAQISNTLLKHYSYNEIHNRRVALGITCVQCTPVQLEILRRAGAMPISSRRCGMITKREAERLCKSFLGENSPPKLPDNFAFDVSHECAWGSRGNFIPARYNSSRAKCIKCSYCNMYFSPNKFIFHSHRTPEAKYTQPDAANFNSWRRHLKLTDKTPPDDLAFAWEDVKAMFNGGSRKRALPQGNCSSLSQMKAVNSVLPHMITPDLSQKRTRFEEDEDVEGTSLSPRKNPRSYPVIPVPSKSFGMLQKFPATSLFPNPYTFPAFSLCQKKDDSEPANGQKPSGLSGLLWPGRKDAFYPPFCMFWPPRTPAGIPVPTYLQPQPNALTSLSENPTLRQAFLDLSDQSEAASMANSRSGLFENECTPTTNDLRPASDGRLKLMDMSSFQARKQSYHSAFRPVVKDAESIAKLHGNLEEFGSDRHLSPGTSCSYQSDSGDSDEEQEVDVETNKQQDEEEEDFSSGQCTQIIVPPENGEQRAKERVHFPSIIAETNNIKTGSTENSPANLKDSRSPIHASSEESSYKDGHKNRGNTQTAFTTKENGTFSEESKEQSTFFISDTDTPGTEFWRETPEELQKVLLEQIDLRRRLEQEFHALKGTAAFPVFNNFQDQMKRELAYREEMVQQLQMIPYANLIRKEKLGTHLNKS; this is translated from the exons ATGGAGATGGAAAAAACCCCACTACCTAGACCAGACGATATTGTAATGACTCCACCGACAAACACCTACCTGCAAGAACCTATAACTCCACCAAGGGCTAACCATTCCGCTTTAAAGCCCAATCAAGTGGGTCAGGTCATACTGTATGGTGTTCCTATTGTTTCCCTGGTAATTGATGGCCAAGAGAGGCTATGTCTGGCACAGATCTCCAACACCCTTTTGAAGCACTACAGCTACAATGAGATCCACAACAGGAGGGTTGCTTTGGGGATAACCTGTGTTCAGTGCACACCTGTACAGCTGGAAATCCTGCGGCGAGCCGGAGCCATGCCTATCTCTTCCAGGAGATGTGGCATGATAACCAAAAGGGAAGCAGAGAGACTTTGCAAGTCCTTCCTGGGCGAGAACTCACCCCCAAAGCTTCCAGATAACTTTGCATTTGACGTGTCTCATGAATGCGCCTGGGGTTCCAGGGGAAACTTTATTCCAGCTCGATACAACAGCTCCAGGGCTAAATGCATCAAATGCTCCTATTGTAATATGTACTTTTCTCCAAATAAGTTCATTTTCCACTCCCACCGCACCCCAGAAGCTAAATACACCCAGCCTGATGCTGCCAACTTCAATTCCTGGAGGCGTCACCTCAAACTGACTGATAAAACCCCACCCGATGACCTGGCCTTTGCATGGGAGGATGTGAAAGCCATGTTTAATGGGGGAAGTCGGAAGAGAGCCTTGCCCCAGGGGAACTGCTCTTCTCTCAGCCAGATGAAGGCTGTCAATAGTGTACTCCCTCACATGATAACTCCAGATCTATCTCAGAAAAGGACCAGGTTTGAAGAGGATGAAGATGTTGAGGGAACAAGCCTGTCCCCTCGGAAAAACCCTCGCAGCTACCCAGTCATCCCAGTCCCAAGCAAGAGCTTTGGCATGCTGCAAAAGTTCCCTGCCACCTCTCTCTTCCCAAACCCTTACACCTTTCCGGCTTTTAGCCTGTGTCAGAAAAAAGATGACAGCGAACCTGCTAATGGGCAGAAACCAAGTGGACTATCTGGACTTCTTTGGCCTGGGAGGAAGGATGCTTTCTATCCACCCTTTTGTATGTTTTGGCCACCACGGACCCCTGCCGGTATTCCGGTCCCCACCTATCTCCAACCTCAACCCAACGCACTCACCTCTCTTTCTGAAAACCCCACACTGAGACAGGCTTTCCTTGACCTCTCGGACCAAAGCGAAGCAGCCAGCATGGCCAATTCCAGGAGTGGCTTGTTTGAAAATGAATGTACCCCGACAACTAATGACCTCAGGCCAGCGTCCGACGGGAGGCTGAAGCTCATGGACATGTCTTCATTCCAGGCCAGGAAACAGAGCTACCACTCTGCCTTCAGGCCTGTAGTTAAAGATGCGGAGAGCATCGCCAAGCTTCATGGTAACCTGGAGGAATTTGGCTCTGATAGGCACCTCTCCCCCGGGACCAGCTGCAGTTACCAGAGCGACAGTGGGGACAGTGATGAGGAGCAGGAGGTGGATGTGGAGACCAACAAACAGCAGGATGAAGAGGAAGAGGATTTCAGCAGTGGCCAGTGCACCCAGATCATAGTCCCTCCAGAAAATGGGGAGCAAAGGGCTAAAGAGAGAGTCCACTTCCCCAGCATCATAGCAGAAACCAACAATATAAAAACTGGCAGCACAGAGAATTCACCTGCTAATCTCAAAGACTCAAGAAGTCCTATTCATGCCTCATCGGAGGAGTCAAGCTACAAAGAT GGTCACAAAAATAGAGGGAACACACAGACAGCTTTTACTACCAAAGAAAATGGAACCTTTTCAg AAGAAAGTAAGGAACAGAGCACCTTCTTCATTTCTGATACAGACACACCTGGAACAGAATTCTGGAGAGAAACTCCAG aaGAGCTCCAGAAAGTGCTTTTAGAACAAATAGATTTACGAAGAAGATTGGAGCAGGAGTTCCATGCGTTAAAGGGCACTGCTGCATTCCCTGTTTTCA ATAACTTCCAGGACCAAATGAAGAGAGAGTTAGCGTACAGAGAAGAGATGGTTCAACAATTACAAATG ATTCCCTATGCAAACTTGATACGGAAAGAAAAACTCGGCACACATCTTAACAAGTCCTAA
- the LOC117421506 gene encoding SKI family transcriptional corepressor 2 isoform X1 — translation MEMEKTPLPRPDDIVMTPPTNTYLQEPITPPRANHSALKPNQVGQVILYGVPIVSLVIDGQERLCLAQISNTLLKHYSYNEIHNRRVALGITCVQCTPVQLEILRRAGAMPISSRRCGMITKREAERLCKSFLGENSPPKLPDNFAFDVSHECAWGSRGNFIPARYNSSRAKCIKCSYCNMYFSPNKFIFHSHRTPEAKYTQPDAANFNSWRRHLKLTDKTPPDDLAFAWEDVKAMFNGGSRKRALPQGNCSSLSQMKAVNSVLPHMITPDLSQKRTRFEEDEDVEGTSLSPRKNPRSYPVIPVPSKSFGMLQKFPATSLFPNPYTFPAFSLCQKKDDSEPANGQKPSGLSGLLWPGRKDAFYPPFCMFWPPRTPAGIPVPTYLQPQPNALTSLSENPTLRQAFLDLSDQSEAASMANSRSGLFENECTPTTNDLRPASDGRLKLMDMSSFQARKQSYHSAFRPVVKDAESIAKLHGNLEEFGSDRHLSPGTSCSYQSDSGDSDEEQEVDVETNKQQDEEEEDFSSGQCTQIIVPPENGEQRAKERVHFPSIIAETNNIKTGSTENSPANLKDSRSPIHASSEESSYKDGHKNRGNTQTAFTTKENGTFSEESKEQSTFFISDTDTPGTEFWRETPGDQGQETTPPVSLKKDVENMEKEELQKVLLEQIDLRRRLEQEFHALKGTAAFPVFNNFQDQMKRELAYREEMVQQLQMIPYANLIRKEKLGTHLNKS, via the exons ATGGAGATGGAAAAAACCCCACTACCTAGACCAGACGATATTGTAATGACTCCACCGACAAACACCTACCTGCAAGAACCTATAACTCCACCAAGGGCTAACCATTCCGCTTTAAAGCCCAATCAAGTGGGTCAGGTCATACTGTATGGTGTTCCTATTGTTTCCCTGGTAATTGATGGCCAAGAGAGGCTATGTCTGGCACAGATCTCCAACACCCTTTTGAAGCACTACAGCTACAATGAGATCCACAACAGGAGGGTTGCTTTGGGGATAACCTGTGTTCAGTGCACACCTGTACAGCTGGAAATCCTGCGGCGAGCCGGAGCCATGCCTATCTCTTCCAGGAGATGTGGCATGATAACCAAAAGGGAAGCAGAGAGACTTTGCAAGTCCTTCCTGGGCGAGAACTCACCCCCAAAGCTTCCAGATAACTTTGCATTTGACGTGTCTCATGAATGCGCCTGGGGTTCCAGGGGAAACTTTATTCCAGCTCGATACAACAGCTCCAGGGCTAAATGCATCAAATGCTCCTATTGTAATATGTACTTTTCTCCAAATAAGTTCATTTTCCACTCCCACCGCACCCCAGAAGCTAAATACACCCAGCCTGATGCTGCCAACTTCAATTCCTGGAGGCGTCACCTCAAACTGACTGATAAAACCCCACCCGATGACCTGGCCTTTGCATGGGAGGATGTGAAAGCCATGTTTAATGGGGGAAGTCGGAAGAGAGCCTTGCCCCAGGGGAACTGCTCTTCTCTCAGCCAGATGAAGGCTGTCAATAGTGTACTCCCTCACATGATAACTCCAGATCTATCTCAGAAAAGGACCAGGTTTGAAGAGGATGAAGATGTTGAGGGAACAAGCCTGTCCCCTCGGAAAAACCCTCGCAGCTACCCAGTCATCCCAGTCCCAAGCAAGAGCTTTGGCATGCTGCAAAAGTTCCCTGCCACCTCTCTCTTCCCAAACCCTTACACCTTTCCGGCTTTTAGCCTGTGTCAGAAAAAAGATGACAGCGAACCTGCTAATGGGCAGAAACCAAGTGGACTATCTGGACTTCTTTGGCCTGGGAGGAAGGATGCTTTCTATCCACCCTTTTGTATGTTTTGGCCACCACGGACCCCTGCCGGTATTCCGGTCCCCACCTATCTCCAACCTCAACCCAACGCACTCACCTCTCTTTCTGAAAACCCCACACTGAGACAGGCTTTCCTTGACCTCTCGGACCAAAGCGAAGCAGCCAGCATGGCCAATTCCAGGAGTGGCTTGTTTGAAAATGAATGTACCCCGACAACTAATGACCTCAGGCCAGCGTCCGACGGGAGGCTGAAGCTCATGGACATGTCTTCATTCCAGGCCAGGAAACAGAGCTACCACTCTGCCTTCAGGCCTGTAGTTAAAGATGCGGAGAGCATCGCCAAGCTTCATGGTAACCTGGAGGAATTTGGCTCTGATAGGCACCTCTCCCCCGGGACCAGCTGCAGTTACCAGAGCGACAGTGGGGACAGTGATGAGGAGCAGGAGGTGGATGTGGAGACCAACAAACAGCAGGATGAAGAGGAAGAGGATTTCAGCAGTGGCCAGTGCACCCAGATCATAGTCCCTCCAGAAAATGGGGAGCAAAGGGCTAAAGAGAGAGTCCACTTCCCCAGCATCATAGCAGAAACCAACAATATAAAAACTGGCAGCACAGAGAATTCACCTGCTAATCTCAAAGACTCAAGAAGTCCTATTCATGCCTCATCGGAGGAGTCAAGCTACAAAGAT GGTCACAAAAATAGAGGGAACACACAGACAGCTTTTACTACCAAAGAAAATGGAACCTTTTCAg AAGAAAGTAAGGAACAGAGCACCTTCTTCATTTCTGATACAGACACACCTGGAACAGAATTCTGGAGAGAAACTCCAG GTGACCAGGGGCAAGAAACAACTCCACCTGTTTCACTAAAAAAAGATGTAGAAAATATGGAAAAAG aaGAGCTCCAGAAAGTGCTTTTAGAACAAATAGATTTACGAAGAAGATTGGAGCAGGAGTTCCATGCGTTAAAGGGCACTGCTGCATTCCCTGTTTTCA ATAACTTCCAGGACCAAATGAAGAGAGAGTTAGCGTACAGAGAAGAGATGGTTCAACAATTACAAATG ATTCCCTATGCAAACTTGATACGGAAAGAAAAACTCGGCACACATCTTAACAAGTCCTAA
- the LOC117421506 gene encoding SKI family transcriptional corepressor 2 isoform X3 yields MEMEKTPLPRPDDIVMTPPTNTYLQEPITPPRANHSALKPNQVGQVILYGVPIVSLVIDGQERLCLAQISNTLLKHYSYNEIHNRRVALGITCVQCTPVQLEILRRAGAMPISSRRCGMITKREAERLCKSFLGENSPPKLPDNFAFDVSHECAWGSRGNFIPARYNSSRAKCIKCSYCNMYFSPNKFIFHSHRTPEAKYTQPDAANFNSWRRHLKLTDKTPPDDLAFAWEDVKAMFNGGSRKRALPQGNCSSLSQMKAVNSVLPHMITPDLSQKRTRFEEDEDVEGTSLSPRKNPRSYPVIPVPSKSFGMLQKFPATSLFPNPYTFPAFSLCQKKDDSEPANGQKPSGLSGLLWPGRKDAFYPPFCMFWPPRTPAGIPVPTYLQPQPNALTSLSENPTLRQAFLDLSDQSEAASMANSRSGLFENECTPTTNDLRPASDGRLKLMDMSSFQARKQSYHSAFRPVVKDAESIAKLHGNLEEFGSDRHLSPGTSCSYQSDSGDSDEEQEVDVETNKQQDEEEEDFSSGQCTQIIVPPENGEQRAKERVHFPSIIAETNNIKTGSTENSPANLKDSRSPIHASSEESSYKDGHKNRGNTQTAFTTKENGTFSGDQGQETTPPVSLKKDVENMEKEELQKVLLEQIDLRRRLEQEFHALKGTAAFPVFNNFQDQMKRELAYREEMVQQLQMIPYANLIRKEKLGTHLNKS; encoded by the exons ATGGAGATGGAAAAAACCCCACTACCTAGACCAGACGATATTGTAATGACTCCACCGACAAACACCTACCTGCAAGAACCTATAACTCCACCAAGGGCTAACCATTCCGCTTTAAAGCCCAATCAAGTGGGTCAGGTCATACTGTATGGTGTTCCTATTGTTTCCCTGGTAATTGATGGCCAAGAGAGGCTATGTCTGGCACAGATCTCCAACACCCTTTTGAAGCACTACAGCTACAATGAGATCCACAACAGGAGGGTTGCTTTGGGGATAACCTGTGTTCAGTGCACACCTGTACAGCTGGAAATCCTGCGGCGAGCCGGAGCCATGCCTATCTCTTCCAGGAGATGTGGCATGATAACCAAAAGGGAAGCAGAGAGACTTTGCAAGTCCTTCCTGGGCGAGAACTCACCCCCAAAGCTTCCAGATAACTTTGCATTTGACGTGTCTCATGAATGCGCCTGGGGTTCCAGGGGAAACTTTATTCCAGCTCGATACAACAGCTCCAGGGCTAAATGCATCAAATGCTCCTATTGTAATATGTACTTTTCTCCAAATAAGTTCATTTTCCACTCCCACCGCACCCCAGAAGCTAAATACACCCAGCCTGATGCTGCCAACTTCAATTCCTGGAGGCGTCACCTCAAACTGACTGATAAAACCCCACCCGATGACCTGGCCTTTGCATGGGAGGATGTGAAAGCCATGTTTAATGGGGGAAGTCGGAAGAGAGCCTTGCCCCAGGGGAACTGCTCTTCTCTCAGCCAGATGAAGGCTGTCAATAGTGTACTCCCTCACATGATAACTCCAGATCTATCTCAGAAAAGGACCAGGTTTGAAGAGGATGAAGATGTTGAGGGAACAAGCCTGTCCCCTCGGAAAAACCCTCGCAGCTACCCAGTCATCCCAGTCCCAAGCAAGAGCTTTGGCATGCTGCAAAAGTTCCCTGCCACCTCTCTCTTCCCAAACCCTTACACCTTTCCGGCTTTTAGCCTGTGTCAGAAAAAAGATGACAGCGAACCTGCTAATGGGCAGAAACCAAGTGGACTATCTGGACTTCTTTGGCCTGGGAGGAAGGATGCTTTCTATCCACCCTTTTGTATGTTTTGGCCACCACGGACCCCTGCCGGTATTCCGGTCCCCACCTATCTCCAACCTCAACCCAACGCACTCACCTCTCTTTCTGAAAACCCCACACTGAGACAGGCTTTCCTTGACCTCTCGGACCAAAGCGAAGCAGCCAGCATGGCCAATTCCAGGAGTGGCTTGTTTGAAAATGAATGTACCCCGACAACTAATGACCTCAGGCCAGCGTCCGACGGGAGGCTGAAGCTCATGGACATGTCTTCATTCCAGGCCAGGAAACAGAGCTACCACTCTGCCTTCAGGCCTGTAGTTAAAGATGCGGAGAGCATCGCCAAGCTTCATGGTAACCTGGAGGAATTTGGCTCTGATAGGCACCTCTCCCCCGGGACCAGCTGCAGTTACCAGAGCGACAGTGGGGACAGTGATGAGGAGCAGGAGGTGGATGTGGAGACCAACAAACAGCAGGATGAAGAGGAAGAGGATTTCAGCAGTGGCCAGTGCACCCAGATCATAGTCCCTCCAGAAAATGGGGAGCAAAGGGCTAAAGAGAGAGTCCACTTCCCCAGCATCATAGCAGAAACCAACAATATAAAAACTGGCAGCACAGAGAATTCACCTGCTAATCTCAAAGACTCAAGAAGTCCTATTCATGCCTCATCGGAGGAGTCAAGCTACAAAGAT GGTCACAAAAATAGAGGGAACACACAGACAGCTTTTACTACCAAAGAAAATGGAACCTTTTCAg GTGACCAGGGGCAAGAAACAACTCCACCTGTTTCACTAAAAAAAGATGTAGAAAATATGGAAAAAG aaGAGCTCCAGAAAGTGCTTTTAGAACAAATAGATTTACGAAGAAGATTGGAGCAGGAGTTCCATGCGTTAAAGGGCACTGCTGCATTCCCTGTTTTCA ATAACTTCCAGGACCAAATGAAGAGAGAGTTAGCGTACAGAGAAGAGATGGTTCAACAATTACAAATG ATTCCCTATGCAAACTTGATACGGAAAGAAAAACTCGGCACACATCTTAACAAGTCCTAA